In one Modestobacter sp. L9-4 genomic region, the following are encoded:
- a CDS encoding ROK family protein, with protein sequence MTGSTTPDTAAPDTAPADTTAADMAALAVDVGGTTVKGALVDAAGRPLHEVAAPTSPADGTPVADVLTAVLAELAGRAEAAGLRVVGAGVVTPGTVDETTGRVGFAANLGWRDFDLRAHLEQRVAVPVAVGHDVRAAGAAEALLGAGRGARDLAFIALGTGIAAALVTGGAVVTGATRAAGEIGHMPVHPGGRRCTCGQVGCLEAYASGAAVARRYTELGGAPGSTAGDVAGALGTDPAADQAWQEAVQALALAASTLTMALDPALLVIGGGLGRAGERLLAPLRRELAGLLAWRPAPRLAAAELGQDAGRVGAAMLAYRAAGHGAVVERWTPADVLGPRDAAVEPAG encoded by the coding sequence GTGACCGGCAGCACGACGCCGGACACCGCGGCACCGGACACCGCGCCGGCGGACACGACGGCGGCGGACATGGCGGCGCTCGCGGTCGACGTGGGCGGGACGACGGTCAAGGGCGCCCTGGTCGACGCCGCCGGCCGGCCGCTGCACGAGGTCGCCGCACCCACCTCGCCCGCCGACGGGACCCCGGTCGCCGACGTGCTCACCGCGGTGCTGGCCGAGCTGGCCGGCCGGGCCGAGGCGGCGGGACTGCGCGTGGTCGGCGCCGGCGTCGTCACCCCGGGCACCGTCGACGAGACCACCGGCCGGGTCGGGTTCGCCGCCAACCTGGGTTGGCGGGACTTCGACCTGCGCGCCCACCTGGAGCAGCGGGTCGCCGTCCCGGTGGCCGTCGGCCACGACGTGCGGGCCGCGGGTGCGGCCGAGGCGCTGCTGGGCGCCGGTCGCGGCGCGCGCGACCTGGCCTTCATCGCCCTCGGCACCGGGATCGCGGCGGCGCTGGTCACCGGCGGCGCCGTGGTGACCGGGGCGACCCGCGCGGCCGGGGAGATCGGGCACATGCCCGTGCACCCCGGCGGACGCCGGTGCACCTGCGGCCAGGTCGGCTGTCTGGAGGCCTACGCCTCCGGCGCCGCCGTGGCGCGCCGCTACACCGAGCTCGGCGGCGCCCCCGGCAGCACGGCCGGGGACGTCGCGGGCGCCCTGGGCACCGACCCGGCCGCCGACCAGGCGTGGCAGGAGGCGGTGCAGGCGCTGGCGCTGGCCGCCAGCACGCTCACCATGGCGCTGGACCCCGCGCTGCTCGTCATCGGCGGCGGGCTGGGCCGGGCCGGGGAACGGCTGCTCGCCCCACTGCGCCGCGAGCTGGCCGGGCTGCTCGCCTGGCGGCCCGCGCCCCGACTCGCCGCCGCCGAGCTCGGTCAGGACGCCGGCCGGGTGGGGGCGGCCATGCTGGCCTACCGCGCCGCCGGGCACGGCGCCGTGGTGGAGCGCTGGACCCCCGCCGACGTCCTGGGCCCCCGGGACGCGGCCGTGGAGCCGGCCGGGTGA
- a CDS encoding N-acetylglucosamine-6-phosphate deacetylase: MTGSPELLLRGRLVSGGQVVADGLVAVTGGTVTWAGPTTGWTGPAALPPPAPDRLLLPGLVDVHCHGGGGAGFPDDDLAGVHAAVAAHRSRGTTSLVASLVSAPPAVLRERIALLAPLVTAGELAGLHLEGPFLSAARCGAQDPAALLAGDPELLADLLAVAPGAVVSMTLAPETARAGQLVEVLRAHGVLPSFGHTDADAATTTTAVRSAAATGRVSVTHLFNAMAPLASRAPGPVAAYLAAAARGELVVELVGDGVHLAPETVAAVFDLVGPGQVALVTDAMAAAGMPDGRYRLGALPVQVSGGTARLATDDGTPGAIAGGTARLVDVVARTVAAGVPLAAAVTAATATPAGLLGLSPRVGDLVAGARADVLVTDPDLEPVAVLRAGRWVREES; this comes from the coding sequence GTGACCGGCTCGCCCGAGCTGCTGCTGCGCGGCCGGCTGGTCAGCGGCGGGCAGGTCGTCGCCGACGGCCTGGTCGCCGTCACCGGCGGGACCGTCACGTGGGCCGGGCCGACCACCGGCTGGACCGGCCCGGCCGCGCTGCCCCCACCGGCACCGGACCGGCTGCTGCTGCCCGGCCTGGTCGACGTGCACTGCCACGGCGGCGGTGGGGCCGGCTTCCCCGACGACGACCTCGCCGGCGTGCACGCCGCGGTGGCCGCCCACCGCAGCCGGGGCACCACCAGCCTGGTCGCCAGCCTGGTCTCGGCCCCACCCGCGGTGCTGCGCGAGCGGATCGCCCTGCTGGCGCCGCTGGTCACCGCCGGTGAGCTGGCCGGCCTGCACCTGGAGGGCCCGTTCCTCAGCGCCGCCCGCTGCGGCGCCCAGGACCCCGCCGCCCTGCTGGCCGGCGACCCGGAGCTGCTGGCCGACCTGCTGGCGGTGGCCCCGGGCGCGGTCGTGTCGATGACGCTGGCCCCGGAGACCGCGCGGGCCGGGCAGCTGGTCGAGGTGCTGCGCGCGCACGGCGTGCTGCCCAGCTTCGGGCACACCGACGCCGACGCCGCCACGACCACCACCGCGGTCCGGTCCGCCGCGGCCACCGGCCGGGTCTCGGTGACCCACCTGTTCAACGCGATGGCACCGCTGGCGTCCCGGGCGCCGGGCCCGGTCGCCGCGTACCTGGCCGCGGCCGCCCGCGGCGAGCTGGTGGTCGAGCTGGTCGGCGACGGCGTGCACCTGGCGCCGGAGACCGTGGCCGCGGTGTTCGACCTCGTCGGCCCCGGCCAGGTCGCGCTGGTGACCGACGCGATGGCCGCCGCGGGCATGCCCGACGGCCGCTACCGGCTGGGCGCGCTCCCGGTGCAGGTGAGCGGCGGGACGGCCCGCCTGGCCACCGACGACGGCACCCCGGGCGCCATCGCCGGCGGCACCGCGCGGCTGGTCGACGTCGTGGCGCGCACCGTGGCCGCCGGCGTGCCCCTCGCGGCCGCGGTCACCGCCGCCACCGCCACCCCCGCCGGCCTGCTGGGGCTCTCCCCGCGGGTGGGCGACCTCGTCGCCGGCGCCCGTGCCGACGTGCTCGTGACCGACCCCGACCTGGAACCCGTCGCCGTCCTCCGGGCCGGCCGCTGGGTCCGAGAGGAGAGCTGA
- the nagB gene encoding glucosamine-6-phosphate deaminase has translation MEVVLLPTPEDCGRVVADALEGALTGARDRGAPVVLGLATGSSPLLAYRELIRRHTEDGTSYDDVTAVLLDEYVGLPAGHPESYREVIRRELTDALGIDPARVHGPDGAGPDPLAAALDYEALLEATGPVAVQLLGIGTNGHIGFNEPGSSLASRTRVKTLTEQTRADNARFFGDDAEAVPRHVLTQGLGTILRAGHLVLVATGEHKAAPVAAAVEGPLTASVPGSVLQLHPHVTVVVDEAAGSRLQLADHHRYVLEHKLAAQGW, from the coding sequence GTGGAGGTCGTCCTGCTGCCCACCCCCGAGGACTGCGGGCGGGTGGTCGCCGACGCCCTGGAGGGGGCGCTGACCGGCGCCCGCGACCGGGGCGCCCCGGTGGTGCTGGGCCTGGCCACCGGGTCCTCCCCGCTGCTGGCGTACCGGGAGCTCATCCGCCGGCACACCGAGGACGGGACGTCCTACGACGACGTCACGGCCGTCCTGCTCGACGAGTACGTGGGGCTGCCCGCCGGGCACCCGGAGTCCTACCGCGAGGTCATCCGCCGCGAGCTCACCGACGCCCTCGGCATCGACCCCGCCCGGGTGCACGGCCCCGACGGCGCCGGCCCCGACCCGCTGGCCGCGGCGCTGGACTACGAGGCGCTGCTGGAGGCGACCGGGCCCGTCGCGGTGCAGCTGCTCGGCATCGGCACGAACGGGCACATCGGCTTCAACGAGCCCGGGTCGTCGCTGGCCAGCCGGACCCGGGTCAAGACGCTCACCGAGCAGACCCGCGCCGACAACGCCCGGTTCTTCGGGGACGACGCCGAGGCGGTGCCCCGGCACGTGCTCACCCAGGGGCTGGGCACCATCCTGCGCGCCGGGCACCTGGTGCTCGTGGCCACCGGCGAGCACAAGGCCGCCCCCGTCGCCGCCGCCGTGGAGGGGCCGCTCACCGCGTCGGTGCCCGGCTCGGTGCTCCAGCTGCACCCGCACGTCACCGTCGTGGTGGACGAGGCGGCCGGCAGCCGGCTCCAGCTGGCCGACCACCACCGCTACGTGCTCGAGCACAAGCTGGCCGCCCAGGGCTGGTGA
- a CDS encoding acetyl-CoA C-acetyltransferase, whose protein sequence is MSQPTRPRSVIVGGARTPMGRLLGSLAHLSAADLGGIAIGAALERAGIAGDQVDYVIMGQVIQAGAGQNPARPAAVAGGIPMSVPSFTLNKVCLSGLDAIALADQLIRAGEFDVVVAGGMESMSQAPHLLAGSRTGTRFGDATLVDAMAHDGLTDTFDQVAMGELTERSNGRYGLTRAEQDAYAADSHRKAARAAADGTFDAEITPVLVPQRKGDPVEVRHDEGIRPDTTVESLARLKPAFAPDGAITAASASQISDGACAVVVMSAERAAELGCTVLAEIGAHGVVAGPDATLQTQPSRAVQRACEREGIDPVDLDLVEFNEAFAAVAIVSTRELGIDPAKVNPNGGAIALGHPVGMSGARIVLDLVLELRRRGGGVGAAALCGGGGQGDALLLHVPAPA, encoded by the coding sequence ATGAGCCAGCCCACCCGTCCCCGGTCCGTGATCGTCGGGGGTGCCCGTACGCCGATGGGCCGCCTGCTCGGGTCGCTGGCGCACCTCTCCGCCGCCGACCTCGGCGGCATCGCGATCGGGGCCGCGCTCGAGCGCGCCGGGATCGCCGGCGACCAGGTCGACTACGTGATCATGGGCCAGGTCATCCAGGCCGGCGCCGGCCAGAACCCCGCGCGCCCGGCCGCGGTGGCCGGGGGCATCCCGATGTCGGTGCCCTCGTTCACGCTGAACAAGGTGTGCCTGTCCGGGCTGGACGCGATCGCGCTGGCCGACCAGCTGATCCGGGCCGGGGAGTTCGACGTCGTCGTCGCCGGTGGCATGGAGTCGATGTCCCAGGCGCCGCACCTGCTGGCCGGCTCGCGCACCGGCACCAGGTTCGGCGACGCGACGCTGGTCGACGCGATGGCCCACGACGGGCTCACCGACACCTTCGACCAGGTCGCGATGGGCGAGCTCACCGAGCGGTCCAACGGCCGGTACGGGCTGACGCGTGCGGAGCAGGACGCCTACGCCGCCGACAGCCACCGCAAGGCCGCCCGCGCGGCGGCCGACGGCACCTTCGACGCCGAGATCACCCCCGTCCTCGTCCCGCAGCGGAAGGGCGACCCGGTCGAGGTCCGGCACGACGAGGGCATCCGCCCCGACACCACCGTGGAGAGCCTGGCGAGGCTGAAGCCGGCCTTCGCCCCCGACGGCGCGATCACCGCGGCGTCGGCGTCCCAGATCTCCGACGGCGCGTGCGCGGTCGTGGTGATGTCGGCGGAGAGGGCGGCCGAGCTGGGGTGCACCGTGCTGGCCGAGATCGGCGCGCACGGCGTGGTCGCCGGCCCCGACGCCACCCTGCAGACCCAGCCCTCGCGGGCGGTGCAGCGGGCCTGCGAGCGGGAGGGCATCGACCCGGTCGACCTGGACCTGGTCGAGTTCAACGAGGCCTTCGCCGCGGTCGCCATCGTCTCCACCCGCGAGCTGGGCATCGACCCGGCGAAGGTCAACCCCAACGGCGGGGCCATCGCCCTCGGCCACCCGGTCGGGATGAGCGGTGCCCGGATCGTGCTGGACCTGGTGCTGGAGCTCCGCCGCCGCGGTGGGGGAGTCGGCGCCGCGGCGCTGTGCGGCGGCGGTGGCCAGGGCGACGCGCTGCTCCTGCACGTGCCCGCCCCGGCCTGA
- a CDS encoding helix-turn-helix domain-containing protein, translating to MRSETVPEGHSRLAALCAGLLRDEDAVVGDIVELIRRELPEYERLTTAELTTGVVAQFRGLVGGLADGRPPTERDRAVAGDLGRVRARQGLPAQAMINAHHVGYRQVWNELLVRSGGAGAPFAEDLLPAVGTVWSWIQVVSSTAAAGHQEQVRSDDAAVIGVTYRFLSALHHPSPGWEEETRLARALGFDPAGPFQAVCAPADSWDDDLLDTVRTRLRGGRGEVRGVIRGDQLVLLGQGTDADAVVRVLTETVPAGAIGVGLVRRGLPGAADTLLDAAEALAVAPGEGVVAGFGRDWLLATLAPRSARLTPVLARARAVAAAQPLLGETVRAFAANGSSWSAAGRQLNVHANTVKYRLDRWEQLTGWDPRTWDGLTASMVALGLPDPAPGDGDAPAP from the coding sequence GTGCGCAGCGAGACGGTCCCCGAGGGTCACAGCCGGCTGGCGGCGCTGTGCGCCGGACTGCTGCGCGACGAGGACGCGGTCGTGGGCGACATCGTCGAGCTCATCCGGCGGGAGCTGCCGGAGTACGAGCGGCTGACCACGGCGGAGCTGACCACGGGGGTGGTGGCCCAGTTCCGCGGACTGGTGGGCGGGCTCGCCGACGGCCGCCCGCCGACCGAGCGGGACCGGGCCGTGGCCGGTGACCTCGGGCGGGTGCGGGCGCGGCAGGGGCTGCCGGCGCAGGCGATGATCAACGCGCACCACGTCGGCTACCGGCAGGTGTGGAACGAGCTGCTCGTCCGGTCCGGCGGTGCGGGGGCGCCCTTCGCCGAGGACCTGCTGCCCGCGGTCGGCACGGTGTGGTCGTGGATCCAGGTGGTCAGCAGCACCGCCGCGGCCGGCCACCAGGAACAGGTGCGCTCCGACGACGCGGCGGTCATCGGGGTGACCTACCGGTTCCTCTCCGCCCTGCACCACCCCTCGCCGGGCTGGGAGGAGGAGACGCGGCTGGCCCGGGCGCTGGGCTTCGACCCGGCCGGGCCCTTCCAGGCGGTCTGCGCGCCCGCCGACTCCTGGGACGACGACCTGCTCGACACCGTGCGCACGCGCCTGCGGGGTGGCCGGGGCGAGGTGCGCGGCGTGATCCGGGGCGACCAGCTGGTCCTGCTCGGGCAGGGCACCGACGCCGACGCCGTGGTCCGGGTCCTCACCGAGACGGTGCCGGCCGGCGCGATCGGCGTCGGGCTGGTGCGCCGCGGTCTCCCGGGTGCGGCCGACACCCTGCTCGACGCCGCCGAGGCACTGGCCGTGGCCCCCGGCGAGGGGGTGGTCGCCGGGTTCGGCCGCGACTGGCTCCTGGCCACGCTCGCCCCGCGGTCGGCCCGGCTGACGCCGGTCCTCGCGCGGGCCCGGGCAGTGGCCGCGGCGCAGCCCCTGCTGGGCGAGACCGTGCGGGCGTTCGCCGCGAACGGGTCGTCCTGGAGCGCGGCCGGGCGGCAGCTGAACGTGCACGCGAACACGGTGAAGTACCGCCTGGACCGCTGGGAGCAGCTCACCGGCTGGGACCCGCGGACCTGGGACGGCCTGACGGCCAGCATGGTCGCCCTCGGGCTCCCGGACCCGGCGCCCGGTGACGGGGACGCGCCCGCCCCCTGA
- a CDS encoding LuxR family transcriptional regulator, with the protein MTVLLPIDSPPGPAPAPAALPAPSDVPAERRALVGDLVERAARPGTRTLLVGEPGIGRTTVLDLVVRQARARGVQVLHARASADRDQPFHGLIDLLRGVPRCDVEGLPPLQRTAVDVALARRAADPALPAAALPAGVTTLLATLVDRGPVCLAVDDWPLLDPETAELLRHVLRRPGPGGRLPSLMATQRLAGVLSGSRDTVEHALFSPADVLPVPSLTVGSLDALVTARTGRRRSAAVLGELYRLTGGNPLWSAELSHPQLGRPGSDAVGLPGSVTPMLAARIRALSPGARRALATVAALGSATPATVLVLGPDLRSGLAAAADAEVLRLTDRGWEPTHPLLGAAVLESLGARGRRTLHTRVALVVPTAAERAHHQDLATVPGPAEDVAAAFDAAAAESRARGATATALDQAGRALARSEPDTPGWLRRTVTAAELALAVGDLDLVVEPLRRLTRAPLPTALLDRALPVLLDALVLTSGEAAAAAELDELAGTLPTTPLTDAVLDAHRAADRTRPVADRRASAERAVAALAGGRSAPHTLHRALTTLLDIGLDEGEGLSEELLDQAATAEEAGPPTSARDRVQVLRAAAAVQREDLPAARAELEQLLAQSRTAGEQAVAAAAAVQLAAVVLLGGEPGAAAALLTDAEQWSPVPVPPEPLRQARGLLALARGDEQAPDTDGGWTSPALRGIAAARAGDWAAALPLLSTAHTRAEAAGVRDPARRLWLDAELGQTLCALDRPDEARVLADRLAALDGRAARPLLRGQERRLRALVAAAEGDLAAAEELLGGSVDVLAGSGFPAEHGRSLLELGRLLRRRRARARARQVLEQARDIALRAGDVPLQRRLTRELAGPGSPAGTDGPGRLTAAEQRVADAVATGASNREIAAAQFISVRTVESHLASVYRKLGVHGRARLTRLLAHPDEQPTAGVLLPRPR; encoded by the coding sequence GTGACCGTCCTCCTCCCGATCGACTCCCCTCCCGGCCCCGCGCCGGCCCCCGCCGCCCTGCCGGCGCCGTCCGACGTACCGGCCGAGCGGCGCGCACTGGTGGGCGACCTGGTCGAACGGGCCGCCCGACCCGGCACGCGCACCCTGCTGGTGGGCGAGCCCGGCATCGGCCGGACCACCGTCCTGGACCTCGTGGTCCGCCAGGCACGGGCCCGCGGCGTCCAGGTCCTGCACGCACGCGCCTCGGCCGACCGGGACCAGCCCTTCCACGGGCTCATCGACCTGCTGCGCGGCGTCCCGCGGTGCGACGTGGAAGGGCTCCCCCCGCTGCAGCGCACCGCCGTCGACGTCGCCCTCGCCCGCCGCGCCGCCGACCCGGCGCTGCCCGCAGCGGCACTGCCGGCCGGGGTGACGACGCTGCTGGCGACCCTGGTGGACCGCGGGCCGGTCTGCCTGGCCGTCGACGACTGGCCGCTGCTGGACCCCGAGACCGCCGAGCTGCTGCGGCACGTCCTCCGGCGCCCCGGCCCGGGCGGCCGGCTGCCCTCGCTGATGGCCACCCAGCGCCTGGCCGGCGTGCTGTCCGGGTCGCGGGACACCGTCGAGCACGCGCTGTTCTCCCCCGCCGACGTGCTGCCGGTGCCGTCGCTGACGGTCGGCTCGCTCGACGCGCTGGTCACCGCCCGCACCGGCCGCCGCCGCAGTGCCGCCGTGCTCGGCGAGCTGTACCGGCTCACCGGCGGCAACCCGCTGTGGTCCGCCGAGCTCAGCCACCCGCAGCTGGGCCGTCCCGGCTCCGACGCCGTCGGCCTGCCCGGCTCGGTCACCCCGATGCTCGCCGCCCGGATCCGCGCGCTGAGCCCGGGCGCCCGGCGCGCGCTGGCCACGGTCGCGGCGCTGGGCAGCGCCACCCCCGCCACGGTGCTGGTCCTGGGGCCCGACCTGCGCAGCGGTCTCGCCGCCGCCGCGGACGCGGAGGTCCTGCGCCTCACCGACCGGGGCTGGGAGCCCACCCACCCGCTGCTGGGGGCCGCCGTGCTGGAGTCGCTGGGCGCTCGCGGGCGCCGGACGCTGCACACCCGGGTGGCCCTCGTCGTCCCCACCGCCGCCGAGCGGGCCCACCACCAGGACCTGGCCACGGTGCCCGGGCCGGCCGAGGACGTCGCGGCCGCCTTCGACGCGGCGGCGGCGGAGTCCCGGGCCCGCGGGGCCACCGCGACCGCACTCGACCAGGCCGGACGCGCGCTGGCCCGCAGCGAGCCGGACACCCCGGGCTGGCTGCGCCGCACGGTCACCGCGGCCGAGCTCGCCCTCGCCGTCGGCGACCTCGACCTGGTCGTGGAGCCCCTGCGCCGGCTGACCCGGGCACCGCTGCCGACCGCCCTGCTGGACCGGGCGCTGCCGGTGCTGCTCGACGCGCTCGTGCTCACCTCCGGCGAGGCGGCTGCGGCAGCCGAGCTCGACGAGCTGGCCGGCACGCTGCCGACGACCCCGCTCACCGACGCCGTGCTCGACGCCCACCGCGCCGCGGACCGGACCCGCCCGGTCGCCGACCGCCGGGCCTCCGCCGAACGGGCCGTCGCCGCCCTCGCCGGGGGCCGGTCGGCACCGCACACCCTGCACCGCGCGCTCACCACCCTGCTGGACATCGGCCTCGACGAGGGCGAGGGCCTGTCCGAGGAGCTGCTGGACCAGGCAGCCACGGCCGAGGAGGCGGGCCCACCGACGAGCGCGCGGGACCGCGTCCAGGTCCTGCGGGCGGCGGCCGCGGTCCAGCGGGAGGACCTCCCCGCCGCCCGGGCGGAGCTCGAGCAGCTCCTCGCGCAGTCGCGGACAGCGGGCGAGCAGGCGGTGGCCGCGGCCGCCGCCGTCCAGCTCGCCGCCGTCGTCCTGCTGGGGGGCGAGCCCGGCGCCGCCGCCGCGCTCCTGACCGACGCGGAGCAGTGGTCACCGGTGCCGGTGCCGCCGGAGCCCCTGCGGCAGGCCCGCGGGCTGCTCGCCCTCGCCCGCGGGGACGAGCAGGCCCCCGACACCGACGGTGGCTGGACCTCCCCCGCGCTCCGGGGCATCGCGGCGGCCCGCGCCGGCGACTGGGCCGCGGCGCTGCCGCTGCTGAGCACGGCGCACACCCGGGCCGAGGCGGCCGGGGTCCGCGACCCCGCCCGGCGGCTGTGGCTGGACGCCGAGCTGGGCCAGACGCTGTGTGCGCTGGACCGCCCCGACGAGGCACGGGTGCTGGCCGACCGGCTCGCCGCGCTGGACGGGCGTGCGGCCCGGCCGCTGCTGCGCGGGCAGGAGCGACGGCTGCGTGCGCTCGTCGCCGCGGCGGAGGGCGACCTCGCGGCGGCGGAGGAGCTGCTGGGCGGGTCCGTCGACGTCCTGGCCGGGAGCGGGTTCCCTGCCGAGCACGGGCGCAGCCTGCTCGAACTGGGCCGGCTGCTCCGCCGGCGCCGGGCGCGGGCCCGGGCGCGGCAGGTCCTGGAGCAGGCCCGCGACATCGCCCTGCGCGCCGGTGACGTCCCGCTCCAGCGCCGGCTGACCCGGGAGCTCGCCGGCCCGGGGAGCCCGGCGGGGACGGACGGCCCGGGCCGGCTCACCGCCGCCGAGCAGCGGGTCGCCGACGCGGTGGCCACCGGCGCCAGCAACCGGGAGATCGCGGCGGCCCAGTTCATCAGCGTGCGCACCGTGGAGAGCCACCTGGCGTCGGTCTACCGCAAGCTCGGTGTGCACGGGCGCGCCCGGCTGACCAGGCTGCTGGCCCACCCCGACGAGCAGCCCACGGCCGGGGTGCTGCTCCCACGACCGCGCTGA
- a CDS encoding amidase — translation MDAPLTVTAAAAALRAGEVSSAELVEQAIAAADRLDARLGTFLDRYVDQARAAAATADALLASGDPVGPLTGVPLGVKDLITTSEGPTTAMSLVHDPEWNGRRDAVAVARLRRAGGIVMGKTTTAEFAIGEADEGSPFPELRNPWHPGHHPGGSSSGTGSGVATGQFLAGLGTDTGGSIRIPAAFCGVTGLMPTYGRVPKSGCVPLAYSMDRIGPMARSAADCALLLSVLAGHDDSDPTSAREPVDDHPAALTGDLTGLRIGVDDMSAAPVPGDDPAVPGVLAAAVEVLRAAGAEVVDVRLPLWAELNLVNVMTMFIEAATYHQPDFERQWSRYGKLTRGRIAAGLYYSATDFVQAQRVRRVGMRRVAELFGQVDLVVTPTVTAGAPPLVQTGWTRLDDGGTTVRAGYWNTTGNPALSVPMGFTDAGLPLGLQVVGRPFEESLVLRAGDAFQQRTDWHLRVPQLAAPAPAA, via the coding sequence GTGGACGCACCGCTCACCGTCACCGCCGCTGCTGCCGCGCTCCGCGCCGGGGAGGTGTCCAGCGCCGAGCTGGTGGAGCAGGCGATCGCCGCGGCCGACCGGCTGGACGCCCGGCTGGGCACGTTCCTCGACCGCTACGTCGACCAGGCCCGCGCCGCGGCGGCCACCGCCGACGCCCTGCTCGCCTCCGGGGACCCGGTGGGGCCGCTCACCGGCGTCCCGCTGGGCGTCAAGGACCTGATCACCACGTCCGAGGGCCCGACCACGGCGATGAGCCTGGTGCACGACCCAGAGTGGAACGGCCGCCGCGACGCCGTCGCCGTGGCCCGGCTGCGCCGCGCCGGCGGGATCGTGATGGGCAAGACGACCACCGCCGAGTTCGCCATCGGGGAGGCCGACGAGGGCAGCCCCTTCCCCGAGCTGCGCAACCCGTGGCACCCCGGCCACCACCCCGGCGGGTCGAGCTCCGGGACCGGCAGCGGGGTGGCGACGGGGCAGTTCCTCGCCGGGCTGGGCACCGACACCGGCGGCAGCATCCGCATCCCGGCCGCGTTCTGCGGCGTCACCGGGCTGATGCCCACCTACGGCCGGGTGCCCAAGTCCGGCTGCGTGCCGCTGGCCTACAGCATGGACCGCATCGGCCCGATGGCCCGCAGCGCCGCGGACTGCGCGCTGCTGCTGTCGGTGCTCGCCGGTCACGACGACTCCGACCCCACCTCGGCCCGCGAGCCGGTGGACGACCACCCGGCCGCGCTGACCGGGGACCTGACCGGGCTGCGTATCGGGGTCGACGACATGTCGGCGGCCCCGGTGCCCGGGGACGACCCCGCGGTGCCGGGCGTGCTCGCGGCCGCGGTCGAGGTGCTGCGCGCCGCGGGGGCCGAGGTCGTGGACGTCCGGCTGCCGCTGTGGGCGGAGCTGAACCTGGTCAACGTCATGACCATGTTCATCGAGGCCGCCACCTACCACCAGCCGGACTTCGAACGGCAGTGGTCGCGGTACGGGAAGCTGACCCGCGGCCGGATCGCCGCGGGGCTGTACTACAGCGCGACCGACTTCGTGCAGGCCCAGCGGGTCCGCCGCGTCGGGATGCGACGGGTCGCGGAGCTGTTCGGCCAGGTCGACCTGGTGGTCACCCCGACCGTGACGGCGGGCGCCCCGCCGCTGGTGCAGACGGGCTGGACCCGGCTGGACGACGGCGGCACCACGGTGCGCGCCGGCTACTGGAACACCACCGGCAACCCCGCGCTGTCGGTGCCCATGGGGTTCACCGACGCCGGGCTGCCGCTGGGCCTGCAGGTCGTCGGCCGCCCGTTCGAGGAGTCGCTGGTGCTGCGCGCCGGCGACGCGTTCCAGCAGCGCACCGACTGGCACCTGCGGGTGCCGCAGCTGGCCGCGCCCGCGCCGGCGGCCTGA
- a CDS encoding DMT family transporter, which yields MRTQQAPADDVQQLAERPVGPATPGPGGAWVGVVMMVVSALSNQVGAAVGALAFPAIGAVGVVAVRQWVAGVVLVTVARPRPWRFTAAQWRPVLLLVVVFATMNLSLYSAVDRVGLGLAVTLEFLGPLTLALLGARGRGPLLCALVAAGGVVVLTRPQPTTDYLGIGLGLVAGGCWAAYILVNRQIGARVPGGAGPATAAGISALVFLPVGVVVLGRHPLSTATVACAVTAGLLASAVPLFVDLKALRRVATGAYGVFMSINPVLAAVVGLVVLGEGLGWDAWAGIVAIVVANGASQLLARRVPAARGGDTGR from the coding sequence GTGCGGACTCAGCAGGCGCCGGCGGACGACGTGCAGCAGCTGGCCGAGCGGCCGGTCGGACCGGCGACCCCGGGACCGGGCGGCGCCTGGGTCGGGGTGGTGATGATGGTGGTCAGCGCGCTGTCCAACCAGGTCGGCGCGGCGGTGGGCGCACTGGCCTTCCCGGCGATCGGCGCGGTCGGCGTGGTCGCGGTGCGGCAGTGGGTGGCCGGTGTGGTGCTGGTGACCGTGGCCCGGCCGCGGCCCTGGCGGTTCACAGCGGCGCAGTGGCGGCCGGTGCTGCTGCTGGTCGTCGTCTTCGCCACGATGAACCTCTCCCTCTACAGCGCCGTCGACCGGGTCGGCCTGGGCCTGGCGGTGACGTTGGAGTTCCTCGGCCCGCTGACCCTGGCGCTGCTCGGCGCCCGGGGGCGGGGCCCGCTGCTGTGCGCGCTGGTCGCGGCCGGCGGCGTCGTCGTCCTCACCCGGCCGCAGCCCACCACCGACTACCTGGGCATCGGGCTCGGTCTGGTGGCCGGCGGGTGCTGGGCGGCCTACATCCTGGTCAACCGGCAGATCGGCGCCCGGGTGCCGGGCGGTGCCGGTCCGGCCACGGCGGCCGGCATCTCCGCGCTGGTCTTCCTGCCGGTGGGGGTCGTCGTGCTGGGCCGGCACCCGCTGTCGACGGCCACGGTGGCCTGCGCGGTCACCGCCGGGCTGCTCGCCTCGGCCGTGCCGCTGTTCGTCGACCTCAAGGCGCTGCGCCGGGTGGCCACCGGCGCCTACGGGGTCTTCATGAGCATCAACCCGGTGCTGGCCGCCGTCGTGGGGCTGGTCGTGCTGGGCGAGGGGCTCGGCTGGGACGCCTGGGCGGGGATCGTCGCGATCGTGGTCGCCAACGGGGCCAGCCAGCTGCTCGCGCGGCGGGTCCCGGCGGCGCGCGGGGGCGACACGGGCAGGTGA